The following are encoded in a window of Pyrenophora tritici-repentis strain M4 chromosome 6, whole genome shotgun sequence genomic DNA:
- a CDS encoding MCM2, ATPase involved in replication control, Cdc46-Mcm family yields the protein MAEPIRDEEKRQRVRLAAEFLDPVDVSSRSYRPDILVMLNRGLRRLTVSIDEIRSHNRELADGLLNQPFDFSEAFNIALKQVVGTFTDRPKSETSEDVVYYCAYIGSFGEYSVNPRTLSSNQLNHMVSLEGIVTKTSLVRPKVTKSVHYNEAKQKFHARAYEDQTMTTGAASTSVYPTEDEDGNALITEYGYCTYRDHQTISIQEMPERAPAGQLPRSVDVILDDDLVDRVKPGDRIQLVGIYRSLGNRNAGAGSSTFRTLILANNVILLSSKSGGGIAQVSITDTDIRNINKIAKNRRVFELLSQSLAPSIYGHDYIKKAILLLLLGGQEKNLDNGTHLRGDINILMVGDPSTAKSQLLRFVLNTAPLAIATTGRGSSGVGLTAAVTSDKETGERRLEAGAMVLADRGVVCIDEFDKMSDVDRVAIHEVMEQQTVTIAKAGIHTSLNARCSVIAAANPIFGQYDIHKDPHRNIALPDSLLSRFDLLFVVTDDIEDARDRQISEHVLRMHRYRQPGTEEGAPVREEGAQLLGVGLETDADANRPTEVYEKFNPMLHSGVTITVGRGASRRTEVLSIPFIKKYIQYAKREKPILTKGASDNIVAAYSALRNDELDAGTRRTSPITARTLETLIRLSTAHAKARLSKRVEQKDAEIAEQILRFALFKEVVEDDRRKRRRTVRDPDAMSTDEESSGDDEDGGEQETTQPQRNGGRSTRSQRTTRTPAATNGGDEDNEDLYNVTPKTQRTTQRTNTRTQSSQVSAASSQPESQLPATQTESQDSQGITPARLQVFQTALGQLIDGPLFANDAADVEPLVAAVNARLGSGTGREAFDNEEAEKALEALSERNKIMFSGGIVYKI from the exons ATGGCCGAGCCGATTAGAGACGAAGAGAAACGGCAGCGCGTGCGACTGGCCGCTGAGTTTCTCGACCCAG TCGATGTATCCAGTCGCAG CTACCGACCAGATATTCTGGTGATGCTAAATAGAGGACTACGGAGACTCACAGTCAGCATAGACGAGATACGCTCACACAACCGCGAACTTGCCGACGGCCTTCTCAATCAACCCTTTGACTTTTCAGAAGCCTTCAACATTGCCCTCAAGCAAGTTGTCGGTACCTTCACCGACCGACCCAAGTCCGAGACAAGCGAAGATGTTGTATACTATTGCGCATACATTGGCAGCTTTGGCGAGTACTCGGTCAATCCCCGTACACTCAGCTCCAACCAGCTGAACCATATGGTGTCGCTGGAGGGTATCGTTACAAAGACATCTCTTGTACGGCCCAAGGTCACCAAGAGCGTGCACTACAACGAGGCCAAGCAAAAGTTTCACGCAAGAGCATACGAAGACCAGACCATGACTACTGGCGCAGCGAGTACAAGCGTATACCCAACAGAAGACGAAGACGGAAATGCCCTCATCACTGAATACGGCTACTGCACATACCGCGATCACCAGACCATCTCCATCCAAGAGATGCCTGAACGCGCTCCCGCCGGACAACTCCCGCGATCAGTCGATGTCATTCTAGATGACGACCTTGTAGACCGTGTCAAGCCCGGCGACCGTATCCAGCTTGTCGGTATCTATCGATCACTCGGCAACCGCAATGCCGGAGCTGGCAGCTCGACCTTCCGCACATTGATCCTCGCGAACAACGTCATCCTATTATCCTCAAAGTCGGGCGGTGGGATTGCCCAGGTTTCGATTACAGACACCGACAtccgcaacatcaacaagATCGCAAAGAATAGGCGTGTCTTCGAGCTTCTGTCTCAATCGCTGGCTCCGTCTATATACGGCCACGACTATATCAAGAAGGCGATATTGTTGCTCCTCTTGGGAGGACAAGAAAAGAATCTTGACAACGGCACGCATCTGAGAGGAGACATCAACATACTCATGGTCGGTGACCCCTCAACCGCCAAGTCACAGTTGCTCCGCTTCGTCTTGAACACTGCTCCACTCGCCATTGCCACAACTGGTCGTGGGTCGTCCGGTGTCGGTCTCACGGCGGCTGTCACCTCGGACAAAGAGACGGGTGAACGACGGTTAGAAGCTGGTGCCATGGTTCTTGCCGACCGTGGTGTTGTGTGTATTGATGAATTTGACAAAATGTCTGACGTCGACCGGGTTGCTATCCACGAAGTAATGGAGCAGCAGACGGTAACCATCGCCAAGGCTGGTATTCATACATCGCTCAACGCTCGCTGCAGTGTTATTGCTGCAGCCAACCCCATCTTTGGCCAGTATGATATCCACAAAGACCCACACCGCAACATCGCCCTGCCAGACTCTCTTCTTTCGCGTTTCGATTTGCTCTTCGTCGTAACAGATGACATCGAGGACGCGCGCGACAGGCAGATTTCGGAGCACGTTCTACGCATGCACCGATATCGCCAACCGGGCACTGAGGAGGGCGCGCCGGTTCGCGAGGAGGGTGCCCAGCTTCTAGGTGTTGGTCTTGAGACTGATGCTGATGCGAATCGCCCAACCGAAGTTTACGAGAAGTTCAACCCCATGTTGCACTCGGGAGTTACTATCACAGTTGGGCGAGGCGCTTCACGGAGAACTGAAGTTCTCAGCATCCCCTTCATCAAGAAGTACATTCAGTACGCGAAACGAGAAAAGCCGATTCTTACTAAGGGCGCGTCGGATAACATCGTGGCTGCCTACTCTGCCCTGCGCAATGACGAACTGGACGCAGGCACGCGCCGCACTTCTCCCATCACGGCACGTACTCTCGAAACACTCATCCGTCTTTCGACTGCACACGCAAAGGCCCGTCTTTCCAAGCGGGTGGAGCAGAAAGATGCGGAGATTGCGGAACAGATCTTACGATTCGCTCTCTTCAAGGAAGTAGTCGAGGATGACCGCCGCAAGCGAAGACGGACAGTCCGCGATCCGGATGCCATGTCTACGGACGAAGAGTCTTCAGGTGATGACGAAGATGGCGGCGAACAAGAAACCACACAGCCTCAGCGTAATGGAGGACGGTCAACTCGCAGCCAACGAACAACACGCACTCCTGCGGCCACAAATGGCGGGGACGAAGACAACGAGGATCTCTACAACGTCACGCCAAAGACACAACGCACAACCCAGCGCACCAACACCCGCACCCAATCCTCCCAAGTCAGCGCCGCCTCTTCACAACCCGAATCCCAACTCCCCGCCACACAAACCGAATCGCAAGACTCACAAGGCATCACACCTGCGCGTCTGCAAGTTTTCCAAACAGCGCTTGGCCAGCTCATCGATGGCCCGCTCTTTGCAAACGACGCTGCGGACGTGGAGCCCTTGGTTGCTGCGGTGAATGCGCGATTAGGAAGCGGTACTGGAAGAGAGGCGTTTGACAATGAGGAAGCGGAGAAGGCGCTTGAGGCGCTGAGTGAGAGGAATAAGATAATGTTTTCTGGGGGTATTGTGTACAAGATTTAG
- a CDS encoding glycoside hydrolase family 43 protein: MRGFGTIIRDSGPARSTTALFTALLVTSATFLPLLIQGAVANPVPISLPDPQKPVYTSSAGLYPNPEPCTGNCSWIHDPSIYYESGTYWRFSTSGNIAIASAPSLGGPWSYEGALLTNGTSIKVVDNQDIWAPSVTKRGDTYYCHYSVSWIGRQDSAIGVATSKSLKPGTWVDHGTVGLPLSKDYNLIDPFIYQEKPDSPIYFTFGSYWNGIYQVELFYHDNLLTFGGWAQENNRISNVIRNTSTNAAVVEGATMHKEKDFYYMFYSVGQCCNIPKNGFIGARDLAPDGLVYHVVVCRSKAPNGPFQDRDGKSCLNQNGGTTILASHGDIYAPGGQGIMIDPRSGRTVMYYHYVRPSVGYAAEQFLFGYNYLDWKDGWPVVVGA; encoded by the exons ATGCGAGGCTTCGGAACGATAATCCGTGATTCCGGTCCTGCTCGTTCTACCACTGCTTTATTCACTGCGCTGCTGGTCACCAGCGCTACCTTCTTACCGCTCTTGATACAGGGTGCTGTCGCAAACCCTGTTCCTATATCGCTACCAGATCCGCAAAAACCTGTATATACATCTTCAGCTGGTCTGTACCCGAATCCAGAACCATGTACCGGAAACTGTTCGTGGATTCATGACCCCAGTATCTACTATGAGAGTGGAACTTACTGGCGGTTTTCAACCAGTGGAAATATTGCAATCGCATCTGCGCCCTCTTTAGGGGGGCCCTGGAGTTATGAGGGTGCCTTGTTGACGAATGGCACGAGTATAAAAGTGGTTGACAATCAAGACATTTGG GCACCGTCAGTTACCAAACGGGGCGATACTTACTACTGTCATTATTCAGTTTCCTGGATCGGACGTCAAGACTCAGCTATTGGTGTTGCCACGTCCAAGTCGCTCAAGCCAGGCACCTGGGTAGATCACGGGACCGTCGGACTTCCACTTTCCAAAGACTATAATCTCATCGACCCCTTCATCTACCAAGAAAAGCCAGATAGCCCAATTTACTTCACCTTTGGCTCGTACTGGAACGGCATCTACCAAGTTGAACTTTTTTACCATGACAACTTGCTTACTTTTGGCGGCTGGGCTCAGGAAAACAACCGTATCTCTAACGTGATCCGGAATACCTCGACCAACGCCGCCGTTGTCGAGGGCGCCACCATGCATAAGGAAAAAGACTTTTACTACATGTTTTACAGTGTCGGTCAGTGCTGCAATATACCCAAGAACGGTTTCATTGGTGCACGCGATCTCGCCCCCGATGGTTTGGTGTATCACGTTGTCGTCTGTCGGTCAAAGGCACCTAACGGACCGTTCCAAGACCGCGATGGCAAGAGCTGCTTGAACCAAAATGGCGGTACGACGATCCTGGCCAGTCATGGAGACATCTACGCGCCTGGTGGACAGGGCATTATGATTGACCCGCGGAGTGGGCGGACAGTAATGTACTATCATTATG TTCGTCCGAGTGTCGGCTATGCAGCCGAACAGTTTCTTTTTGGATACAACTACCTTGATTGGAAGGACGGCTGGCCTGTTGTCGTTGGTGCTTGA
- a CDS encoding Short-chain alcohol dehydrogenase — MAPRVFLITGCSTGFGEELVKVVLQKGDYVVATARNSSKLSFDGANDTNSLLVDLDVTKKDSIDKAFDAAVKKFKRVDVVVNNAGYGLNGPFETLSDKQIRKQMDINFFGLVDVTRKAIETMRELKTGGVIQQITSIGGQIGFPNLAVYCASKFAVEGFTEGISKEMKPEWGIKFTIIEPGGFRTDWSGRSMEFGEIPNSAYAHVDPKKSAQARHDPQKAAKVFYDLAVMENPPIRCVVGTDAYSMLTKHLETHIESVKTFEKLSNSTDVDGYQAPS, encoded by the exons ATGGCTCCCCGCGTTTTTCTCATCACTGGCTGTTCGACTGGCTTTGGAGAAGAACTCGTCAAGGTTGTACTCCAAAAGGGCGACTACGTCGTCGCCACTGCGCGCAACTCTTCCAAGCTCTCATTTGACGGAGCCAACGACACCAACAGTCTGCTTGTGGATCTCGATGTAACGAAAAAGGACTCCATCGACAAGGCTTTTGACGCAGCCGTGAAGAAATTCAAGCGCGTCGATGTTGTCGTTAATAACGCCGGATATGGTCTCAATGGTCCATTTGAGACTCTGTCAGACAAGCAGATCAGGAAGCAGATGGATATCAACTTCTTCGGTCTGGTTGATGTGACCAGAAAGGCCATAGAGACTATGCGTGAATTGAAGACTGGGGGTGTCATCCAGCAGATTACCTCCATTGGTGGCCAGATCG GGTTTCCCAACTTGGCTGTTTACTGTGCCAGCAAGTTCGCAGTCGAGGGTTTTACCGAAGGAATCTCGAAGGAAATGAAGCCTGAGTGGGGTATCAAGTTTACAATCATCGAGCCAGGCGGCTTCCGAACCGATTGGTCTGGTCGCAGCATGGAGTTTGGCGAGATCCCGAACTCAGCCTATGCCCATGTTGACCCCAAGAAGAGTGCTCAAGCACGCCACG ATCCACAAAAGGCTGCCAAGGTCTTCTACGACCTAGCAGTTATGGAGAATCCACCGATTCGATGCGTGGTCGGAACCGACGCGTATAGTATGCTGACCAAGCACCTGGAAACACACATTGAAAGTGTTAAGACGTTTGAAAAGTTGAGCAACAGCACAGACGTCGATGGGTACCAGGCCCCCTCTTAG
- a CDS encoding HET multi-domain protein, translating into MRLLKSLPAGGGFELTSFGDDLAPPYAILSHTWTDGQEVTYNELLAGTGADKRGYAKIRFCGERAAADGLEYFWVDTCCIDKSKSDELSTAINSMFRWYQRAVKCYVYLTDVLVPDEVTNAEAFRISWQQAFQCSRWFTRGWTLQELLAPASVEFFSQDRKRLGNRISLEQEIHSITGISIDALRGQRLTEFSIEERMSWAAKRTTTVKEDRVYCLLGIFGVFLPLIYGEGEEYAALRLKDEIQKRQQGRENVDVQDLSVSVSLPFPRNELFVGRDSELQSIERALLSPNTHRRITIYGLGGCGKSALSLEFAYRALAGHAKRLVFWVPAMSQESFKLAYREIGVRLRIPGISDDNADVKRLVKETLSLANVGDWLMIVDNADDSQVLVGVDNESHESARLIDYIPHSNKGAILFTTRSRKAATDLTQSDILELNDIGNAEARQLLARRTTRQALLNDEAAVDVLLETFAGLPLAIVQAAAFMNQNDTSVSEYVSLLQHAGTKAELFSEHFEDPSRYHSMDSTIAKTWHISFEQIRRQDPLAVEYLSFIACIDRINIPQSLLLPGGSVVQQTKALGTLTGYAFIAERQQTVPGSSKERLFDMHRLVHMALIWWLEGHGERADWAGTAAARAEELVPYGGHEGKEVWGAYLPHVTYVAGLVDVVDGAVSASLLERLGRCQESLGQYPSAETSHRKASSLGKEVLGREHPDTLTSMSNLAGVLGRQGKYKEAEVMNRQMLALSETVLGREHPDTLTSMSNLAGVLDRQGKYEEAEAMNRQTLALSETVLGREHPETLTSMSNLALVLGRQGKYEEAEAMNRQTLALKETVLGREHPSTLTSMSNLAGVLDRQGKYEEAEAMNRQTLALKETVLGREHPFALTRMSNLAGMLGRQGKYEEAEAMNRQMLALKETVLGREHPDTLTSMSNLAGVLDRQGKYEEAEAMNRQTLALSETVLGREHPETLTSMSNLALVLGRQGKYKEAEAMNRQTLALKETVLGREHPDTLTSVYCLAHLLAEQHRVEESLRLYQRASTGYDTVLGNDHPITLACHQHYANLCASQEQQ; encoded by the exons ATGCGCCTTCTTAAGAGTCTCCCAGCAGGCGGCGGCTTCGAGCTGACGTCTTTCGGCGACGACCTCGCTCCTCCGTACGCCATCCTCTCGCACACCTGGACGGACGGCCAAGAAGTTACATACAATGAGCTGTTGGCGGGAACAGGCGCAGACAAGCGCGGCTATGCTAAGATCCGCTTCTGCGGCGAGCGAGCTGCAGCAGACGGCCTCGAGTACTTCTGGGTGGACACCTGCTGCATCGACAAGTCTAAGAGCGACGAGCTGAGCACAGCGATTAACTCTATGTTTCGCTGGTACCAGCGCGCAGTTAAGTGCTATGTATACCTGACAGACGTCCTAGTGCCAGATGAGGTCACTAACGCCGAAGCCTTCCGCATATCGTggcagcaagcttttcaGTGCAGTCGGTGGTTTACAAGAGGCTGGACGCTGCAAGAGCTACTCGCGCCAGCTAGCGTCGAGTTCTTCTCCCAGGACCGCAAGCGGCTAGGCAACAGGATCTCACTGGAGCAGGAGATACACAGCATTACTGGCATATCTATCGATGCGCTAAGAGGCCAAAGGCTTACCGAGTTCAGCATTGAGGAGCGGATGAGCTGGGCGGCGAAACGCACAACGACGGTAAAAGAGGATAGAGTGTACTGTTTGCTCGGCATCTTTGGGGTCTTCCTGCCGCTCATATATGGTGAGGGAGAAGAGTATGCGGCGCTGCGTCTCAAGGACGAGATTCAGAAGCGGCAGCAAGGACGGGAGAATGTAGATGTGCAAGACCTGTCCG TCTCGGTGTCTCTACCTTTCCCACGAAACGAGCTCTTCGTCGGACGAGACAGCGAACTCCAGTCGATCGAACGAGCCCTCCTTTCACCTAATACCCACCGACGGATAACTATATATGGACTAGGAGGATGTGGAAAATCAGCGCTTTCTCTTGAGTTTGCGTATCGCGCACTTGCGGGACACGCTAAACGCTTAGTTTTCTGGGTGCCAGCTATGAGTCAAGAGAGTTTCAAGCTTGCCTATCGCGAGATTGGAGTCCGTCTTCGTATACCAGGGATCAGCGATGACAACGCGGACGTTAAGCGACTTGTTAAGGAGACATTAAGCTTAGCAAACGTAGGCGATTGGCTAATGATCGTCGACAACGCCGATGACTCTCAGGTCTTGGTAGGAGTGGACAATGAAAGCCATGAGTCAGCTCGATTAATCGACTATATTCCGCACAGCAACAAAGGCGCAATTCTTTTTACCACTCGCAGTAGGAAGGCGGCTACGGACTTGACCCAGAGTGATATCCTCGAGCTAAACGACATAGGCAACGCTGAGGCTAGGCAGCTGCTTGCGCGGCGAACGACGAGACAAGCATTGCTGAACGATGAGGCGGCGGTTGACGTATTGCTGGAGACATTTGCAGGCCTGCCGCTTGCTATCGTGCAGGCAGCCGCTTTTATGAACCAAAACGATACATCAGTCTCCGAGTACGTATCGCTACTCCAGCATGCTGGCACGAAAGCCGAGCTCTTTAGCGAGCACTTTGAAGATCCTAGCAGATACCACAGTATGGATAGCACGATTGCAAAGACATGGCACATCTCTTTTGAGCAAATTCGGAGACAAGACCCTCTTGCAGTAGAGTACCTCTCGTTCATTGCATGCATTGATCGTATTAACATTCCTCAGTCGCTGTTGCTGCCGGGAGGATCTGTTGTGCAGCAGACGAAAGCACTTGGAACGCTGACAGGATACGCATTTATCGCAGAGCGCCAGCAGACTGTGCCAGGATCCAGCAAAGAGAGGCTTTTTGATATGCACCGACTAGTGCACATGGCGTTGATCTGGTGGCTAGAGGGCCATGGTGAGCGGGCGGACTGGGCAGGCACAGCAGCAGCCCGAGCCGAAGAACTAGTGCCGTACGGCGGGCATGAAGGAAAAGAAGTATGGGGCGCGTACCTCCCACATGTAACGTACGTGGCTGGACTCGTTGACGTTGTAGATGGCGCAGTGAGTGCTTCACTCCTAGAACGCCTGGGCCGGTGTCAGGAGAGTCTAGGGCAATATCCATCAGCAGAGACGTCGCACCGAAAAGCATCGTCCTTGGGGAAGGAGGTGCTTGGGCGTGAGCATCCAGACACGCTGACGAGCATGAGTAACTTGGCGGGAGTGCTGGGTCGCCAAGGCAAGTACAAGGAGGCGGAAGTGATGAACAGGCAGATGCTGGCGCTGTCTGAGACGGTGCTTGGGCGTGAGCATCCAGACACGCTGACGAGCATGAGTAACTTGGCGGGAGTGCTGGATCGCCAAGGCAAGTACGAGGAGGCGGAAGCGATGAACAGGCAGACGCTAGCGCTGTCTGAGACGGTGCTTGGGCGTGAGCATCCAGAGACACTGACGAGCATGAGTAACTTAGCGCTCGTGCTGGGTCGCCAAGGCAAGTACGAGGAGGCGGAAGCGATGAACAGGCAGACGCTGGCGCTAAAAGAGACAGTGCTTGGGCGTGAGCATCCTTCCACGCTGACGAGCATGAGTAACTTGGCGGGAGTGCTGGATCGCCAAGGCAAGTACGAGGAGGCGGAAGCGATGAACAGGCAGACGCTAGCGCTGAAAGAGACGGTGCTTGGGCGTGAGCATCCTTTCGCGCTGACGAGAATGAGTAACTTAGCGGGAATGCTGGGTCGCCAAGGCAAGTACGAGGAGGCAGAAGCAATGAACAGGCAGATGCTGGCGCTAAAAGAGACAGTGCTTGGGCGTGAGCATCCAGACACGCTGACGAGCATGAGTAACTTGGCGGGAGTGCTGGATCGCCAAGGCAAGTACGAGGAGGCGGAAGCGATGAACAGGCAGACGCTGGCGCTGTCTGAGACGGTGCTTGGGCGTGAGCATCCAGAGACACTGACGAGCATGAGTAACTTAGCGCTCGTGCTGGGTCGCCAAGGCAAGTACAAGGAGGCGGAAGCGATGAACAGGCAGACGCTGGCGCTGAAAGAGACGGTGCTTGGGCGTGAGCATCCAGACACGCTGACTAGTGTCTACTGCCTTGCACACCTTCTTGCCGAACAGCATCGTGTAGAGGAGTCTTTGCGTCTGTATCAGAGGGCATCCACCGGATACGACACCGTCCTTGGAAACGACCATCCTATTACCCTGGCCTGTCACCAACATTACGCTAACCTATGCGCATCGCAAGAGCAGCAGTAG
- a CDS encoding phospholipase D1: MSKEKGLKKFFHPFNHRASEKIEEIEQKLEHTKLRGAHIKAVHVKHKIGKFTNLFNANHRHDEEHEKETDAKRSKIAESHRFNSFAPERDGNLVKWYVDGRDYFWAVAEALEQAKETIYIADWWLSPELFLKRPPYYNQQFRLDQVLKRRAEAGVKIYISVYKEVSAALTCNSQHTKKALMGLIEEGQPGYGNIKVMRHPDHNVFENASDMTFYWAHHEKFIVIDYAMAFIGGLDLCYGRWDEKQHPLSDAHPSGVQNQIFPGQDYNNNRIMDFESVDDWKSNKLNKLEFGRMPWHDVAMGVIGPAIYDIAEHFVLRWNFVKREKYKRDERYDWLTMEGREGADEDLIGVQRPKFPVGDYVHHPITQLNTKNLENRGTVHAQLVRSSGDWSMGIEPHEQSIQNAYCELIRNAKHFVYIENQFFITATGKHDESPVHNQIGAAIVDAIVSAAKEERNFKIIIVIPAIPGFAGDLRDQAAAGTRAIMDYQFKSICRGEESIFGKVKAAGFDPEKYIFFFNLRSYDRINVTPTLKEREKKSGMSYMDLEAAEIDELEAPPAEGGDEKRRIAAELRKKYMDEEESVGKGDQGGVIDPDSIADDAMLTEKKPSEEHWEGDPEDEKQYFFQEELYIHAKLCIIDDRIVLCGSSNINDRSQLGFHDSELTIVLQDTDEIDTMLDGKPYKAARLAHDLRSSLWREHLGLLPPQALNAADDPNAQPPGEDSPNDAMPGPEADFVSDPLCPKLWDEWFSRATTNTEVFRSLFHADPDDNILTFEDYDAFTPNPKADKEHKQGHLYDLVRPVKEIRAELDRVKGHLVWMQLKFLENADMAERGLQINSFTESVYT; encoded by the exons ATGTCTAAGGAAAAGGGTCTTAAGAAATTCTTCCATCCCTTCAATCATCGCGCCTCGGAGAAGATTGAGGAGATTGAACAGAAGCTTGAGCACACAAAGTTGAGGGGTGCGCATATCAAGGCCGTGCACGTGAAGCATAAGATTGGCAAGTTTACAAATCTCTTCAATGCCAACCATCGCCATGACGAGGAGCATGAGAAGGAGACGGATGCGAAGAGGAGCAAGATCGCTGAGAGCCACCGGTTTAATAGTTTCGCACCAGAACGGGATGGTAATCTAGTGAAGTGGTACGTCGATGGGAGGGACTACTTCTGGGCGGTTGCCGAGGCCTTGGAACAGGCAAAGGAGACCATTTACATTGCGGATTGGTGGCTCAGTCCGGAACTGTTCTTGAAGCGCCCGCCTTATTATAACCAACAGTTTCGGCTGGATCAAGTGCTCAAGAGACGTGCCGAGGCTGGCGTGAAGATTTACATTTCTGTGTACAAGGAG GTTTCTGCTGCTCTTACGTGTAACAGCCAACACACAAAGAAGGCGCTCATGGGCCTGATCGAAGAAGGTCAGCCTGGCTATGGAAACATCAAGGTAATGAGGCATCCGGATCACAACGTCTTCGAAAACGCTTCAGATATGACGTTTTACTGGGCGCATCATGAAAAGTTCATTGTTATCGACTATGCCATGGCCTTTATTGGTGGACTGGATCTGTGCTACGGCCGATGGGACGAGAAGCAACATCCGCTATCCGATGCGCATCCCTCGGGTGTGCAGAATCAAATCTTCCCCGGTCAGGACTACAACAACAACCGTATCATGGACTTTGAAAGTGTCGATGACTGGAAGTCGAACAAGCTCAACAAGCTCGAGTTTGGTCGCATGCCATGGCACGATGTGGCAATGGGCGTCATTGGACCGGCGATCTATGACATTGCCGAGCACTTCGTCTTGCGGTGGAACTTTGTGAAGCGAGAAAAGTACAAGCGTGACGAACGATACGACTGGCTTACCATGGAAGGTCGAGAAGGCGCTGACGAAGACCTCATCGGCGTACAACGGCCCAAGTTTCCCGTAGGCGACTACGTACACCATCCCATAACTCAGCTGAACACCAAAAATCTCGAGAACCGCGGCACAGTACATGCACAGCTCGTGAGGAGTAGTGGAGACTGGAGTATGGGCATTGAACCTCATGAGCAGAGTATCCAAAACGCTTACTGCGAGCTCATCCGCAACGCGAAGCATTTTGTCTACATTGAGAATCAGTTCTTCATCACGGCAACTGGCAAGCATGACGAGAGTCCAGTCCACAACCAGATCGGTGCTGCCATTGTTGATGCAATTGTATCCGCCGCCAAAGAGGAGCGCAATTTCAAGATCATCATCGTGATCCCAGCTATCCCAGGTTTTGCAGGAGATTTGCGTGACCAGGCAGCGGCTGGAACAAGAGCGATCATGGACTATCAATTCAAGAGCATCTGCAGGGGAGAAGAGAGCATCTTTGGAAAAGTGAAGGCGGCCGGCTTCGACCCGGAAAAGTACATTTTTTTCTTCAATCTCCGTTCGTATGATCGCATCAATGTCACACCTACGCTCAAGGAGCGCGAGAAGAAGTCAGGGATGAGCTACATGGATCTCGAGGCAGCCGAAATCGATGAGCTAGAGGCACCACCCGCAGAGGGTGGAGATGAGAAGCGACGCATAGCAGCGGAGCTCAGGAAAAAGTACATGGACGAGGAAGAGTCTGTTGGCAAGGGCGATCAGGGCGGTGTCATTGACCCAGACTCTATCGCCGACGACGCCATGCTCACCGAGAAGAAGCCCAGCGAAGAACACTGGGAAGGCGACCCAGAAGACGAAAAGCAGTACTTTTTCCAAGAAGAACTCTACATCCACGCCAAGCTGTGCATCATCGACGACAGAATCGTCCTTTGCGGCTCCTCCAACATCAACGACCGTTCGCAACTGGGTTTCCACGATTCTGAGCTCACCATCGTCCTCCAAGACACGGATGAAATCGACACCATGCTCGACGGCAAACCCTATAAAGCCGCCCGTCTCGCCCACGACCTCCGCAGCAGCCTCTGGCGCGAACATCTCGGCCTCCTCCCCCCACAAGCCCTCAACGCCGCCGACGACCCCAACGCCCAACCACCTGGCGAGGATTCACCAAACGACGCCATGCCTGGCCCCGAAGCAGACTTTGTCTCCGACCCACTCTGCCCCAAACTCTGGGACGAATGGTTCTCCCGCGCCACCACAAACACAGAGGTCTTCCGCTCTCTTTTCCACGCCGATCCCGACGACAACATTCTCACCTTTGAAGACTACGACGCGTTTACCCCCAACCCCAAGGCCGATAAAGAACACAAACAAGGTCATCTTTACGATCTTGTCAGACCTGTCAAAGAGATTAGAGCAGAGTTGGACCGTGTTAAAGGGCATTTGGTGTGGATGCAGTTGAAGTTTTTGGAAAACGCGGATATGGCGGAGAGGGGGTTGCAGATTAATTCTTTCACAGAGAGTGTGTATACTTAG